Proteins encoded together in one Telopea speciosissima isolate NSW1024214 ecotype Mountain lineage chromosome 6, Tspe_v1, whole genome shotgun sequence window:
- the LOC122664317 gene encoding glycine-rich cell wall structural protein 1-like, with translation GGGGGGGGGGGGGGGGGGGGGGGGGGGGGVGGGGGGGGGGGGGFGGGGGGGGGGGGGRGGGGGGGGGGGGGGGGGGGGGGGGGGGGGGGGGGGGGGGGGGEGGGGGGGGGGGGGGGGGGGGGGGGGGGGGGGGGGGGGGGGGGGGGGGGGGGGGGGGGGGGGGGGGGGGGGGGGGGGGG, from the exons ggggggggggggggggggggggggggggggggggggggggggggggggggggggggggggggggggggggggggggggggggggggggttgggggggggggggggggcggg ggggggggggggggtggttttgggggggggggggggggggggggggggggggggggtggtaggggggggggggggggggggggggggggggggggggggggggggggggggggggggggggggggggggggggggggggggggggggggggggggggggggggggggggggggggggg ggggggggggggagggggggggaggcgggggggggggggggggggggggggggggggggggggggggggggggggggggggggggggggggggggggggggggggggggggggggggggggggggggggggggggggggggggggggggggggggggggggggggggggggggggggggggggggggggggggggggggggggggggggggggggggggggggggggggggggggggggggggggggg
- the LOC122665035 gene encoding polygalacturonase-1 non-catalytic subunit beta-like: MHPIMLLGLLIVAYFSGSQAENAFSQYWKERIGLPHPPHWLAAKASPLNPYQMALFMKLMKENKLVSHLPWFCNQANVVCSTNALMKKTTKNKTLRSVSKWNDNKLKYELPNEIPLSVASQGGLPYFRESMVKEGDFMPIPDLRDPMSYKSFLPRTLVPKIPFSLAQIEDLKKLFGVVDNSSMDEYIQNNLKLCEKSPIRGEQCTCATSAEDLIDFVIEKLGHHVRVWSTENFEGSYENVTIGAVKLVYGNLSEPPVLCHSLPFPFQVYYCHVLWKVKIYAVDLHARKKVNHAIMACHYDTSTWNPNHLVFKLLGFVPGLIEVCHWINENGVVWTKNLD; encoded by the exons ATGCATCCCATTATGTTGCTTGGCCTTCTAATAGTAGCATACTTTAGT GGTTCTCAAGCTGAAAATGCCTTCTCACAGTACTGGAAAGAACGTATTGGTCTTCCACACCCACCACATTGGTTAGCTGCaaaagcttctccattgaaccCCTATCAGATGGCATTGTTTATGAAACTaatgaaggaaaataaattgGTTTCCCACCTTCCTTGGTTTTGTAATCAGGCTAATGTTGTTTGTTCTACAAATGCATTGATGAAGaagacaacaaaaaacaaaaccctacgATCAGTATCCAAGTGGAATGATAATAAATTGAAATATGAGCTTCCAAATGAAATACCCCTATCGGTTGCCAGCCAAGGGGGATTGCCATATTTCCGGGAGTCAATGGTGAAAGAAGGAGATTTCATGCCTATTCCTGATCTAAGAGACCCAATGTCATATAAATCATTCTTGCCGCGAACTTTGGTACCGAAAATTCCATTTTCCCTTGCTCAAATCGAAGATTTGAAGAAGCTTTTTGGTGTGGTGGATAACTCAAGCATGGATGAGTATATTCAAAACAACCTCAAGCTGTGTGAGAAAAGCCCCATTCGAGGTGAGCAGTGCACCTGTGCAACTTCTGCCGAGGATCTCATCGATTTTGTTATCGAGAAATTAGGGCACCATGTACGTGTATGGAGTACTGAGAATTTTGAAGGATCTTATGAGAATGTCACAATTGGAGCTGTGAAACTCGTCTATGGAAACTTATCTGAACCACCAGTTTTATGCCATAGTCTGCCATTCCCATTTCAAGTCTATTATTGCCATGTTCTTTGGAAAGTAAAAATATATGCAGTTGATCTACATGCTCGGAAGAAAGTGAATCATGCGATAATGGCATGCCATTATGACACATCAACTTGGAATCCAAATCACCTTGTTTTTAAGCTGTTGGGTTTTGTCCCAGGTCTAATTGAAGTTTGTCATTGGATAAACGAGAATGGAGTGGTCTGGACAAAGAATCTAGATTGA